From a region of the Rhinopithecus roxellana isolate Shanxi Qingling chromosome 8, ASM756505v1, whole genome shotgun sequence genome:
- the FAM163A gene encoding protein FAM163A has protein sequence MTAGTVVITGGILATVILLCIIAVLCYCRLQYYCCKKSGTEDADEEEEREHDLPTHPRGPSCNACSSQALDGRGNLAPLTSEPCSQPCGVAASHCTTCSPYSSPFYIRTADMVPNGGGGERLSFAPTYYKEGGPSSLKLAAPQSYPVTWPGSGREAFTNPRAISTDV, from the exons ATGACAGCGGGAACGGTTGTGATCACTGGCGGAATCCTAGCTACGGTGATCCTCCTCTGCATCATTGCTGTCCTGTGCTACTGCAGGCTCCAG TATTACTGCTGCAAGAAGAGCGGAACCGAGGATGCAGACGAGGAGGAGGAGCGGGAGCACGACCTTCCCACACATCCCAGAGGCCCCAGCTGCAATGCCTGCAGCTCCCAAGCCCTGGACGGCAGAGGCAACCTGGCACCTCTCACCAGCGAGCCCTGCAGCCAGCCCTGCGGGGTGGCCGCGAGCCACTGCACTACCTGCTCCCCATACAGCTCCCCCTTTTACATACGGACGGCTGACATGGTGCCCAATGGGGGTGGAGGCGAGAGGCTCTCCTTTGCTCCCACATACTACAAAGAGGGGGGACCCTCATCCCTCAAATTGGCAGCACCCCAGAGTTATCCGGTGACCTGGCCAGGCTCTGGGCGTGAGGCCTTCACCAATCCAAGGGCTATTAGTACAGACGTGTAA